In the Magnetospira sp. QH-2 genome, one interval contains:
- a CDS encoding glycogen/starch/alpha-glucan phosphorylase, whose protein sequence is MDKILTDAIDHSLENGSLSTHEGLRDSLLYYMVHGAGRDPEEASARDWYYALAYMVRGVLAERYIRTKRAQRKLGVKRVYYLSMEFLIGRSLANHMMNLDLCDEAASVLKEFGQDLKEIQECEPDAALGNGGLGRLAACFMDSLATHGYPGYGYGLRYDYGMFRQTIQDGQQKERPENWLRLGNPWEFERPNVIYKVKFGGHLHSHHDDMGKEVTEWLGTEDVLALAYNMPISGYGRPTAGNLRLWSARATNELDLSSFNEGNYIGAAGMKVTSESLTKVLYPADNTREGQELRLKQEYFFCSASIQDILQRHLRDDPTLDNLPDMVSIQLNDTHPTLAVPELMRLLIDEHKYDFEKAWDITQRTFSYTNHTLMVEALEVWSLELVGHLLPRHLDLIYKINDFFLTEVRREHPGDPSMIARLSLIDDHHRTVRMAHVAVVASHKVNGVAEIHSGLVKANLFPDFHRLYPDKFTNMTNGITPRRWLLEANKPLNDLISQHIGTAWITDLDRLTELAPLAEDPSFRRAFAEAKKENKQRLARYIKTTNDIDLDPTSLFDTQVKRMHEYKRQLLNLLHVVTLYNRMRKDPNGHHQARTVILGGKAAPSYYMAKQIIRLANDIADIVNHDRSIGGKLKVVFVPNYSVTAAQIIIPGSDLSEQISTAGTEASGTGNMKFALNGALTIGTLDGANIEIREEVGEDNIFIFGMTTQEVEDRKRSGYDTWQYYNNNPELKAVLDMISSGYFSPEDTHRYKDVVDALLWGGDPYMLLADYESYIEAQGEVEKVFADQEEWTRRAILNVAHMGKFSSDRTIHSYASEIWNIEPLKVS, encoded by the coding sequence ATGGATAAGATCCTTACCGACGCCATCGACCACAGCCTTGAAAACGGCAGCCTTAGCACTCACGAAGGCCTGCGCGACAGCTTGCTCTATTACATGGTGCATGGCGCCGGACGGGATCCGGAGGAGGCCTCCGCCCGTGATTGGTATTACGCCCTGGCCTACATGGTGCGCGGCGTTCTGGCCGAGCGCTATATCCGCACCAAGCGGGCTCAGCGCAAGCTCGGGGTCAAGCGTGTCTATTATCTCTCCATGGAATTCCTCATCGGGCGAAGCTTGGCCAATCACATGATGAACCTGGACCTGTGCGACGAAGCCGCGTCGGTGCTCAAGGAATTCGGCCAAGATTTGAAAGAGATTCAGGAATGCGAACCGGATGCGGCATTGGGCAACGGTGGCCTGGGCCGTCTCGCCGCCTGCTTCATGGATTCCCTGGCCACCCATGGCTATCCCGGATACGGCTACGGCCTGCGCTATGACTATGGCATGTTCCGCCAGACCATTCAGGATGGCCAGCAGAAGGAGCGCCCGGAAAACTGGCTGCGCCTGGGCAATCCCTGGGAATTCGAGCGTCCCAACGTCATCTACAAGGTGAAGTTCGGCGGACACCTTCATTCCCATCACGACGACATGGGCAAAGAGGTCACCGAATGGCTGGGCACCGAAGACGTGCTGGCCTTGGCCTACAACATGCCGATTTCCGGTTATGGACGCCCGACGGCGGGCAATCTGCGCCTTTGGTCGGCCCGTGCCACCAACGAGTTGGATCTCAGTTCCTTCAACGAAGGCAACTATATCGGCGCGGCAGGCATGAAGGTCACCTCCGAGAGCCTAACCAAGGTGCTCTATCCGGCCGACAATACCCGCGAAGGCCAGGAGCTGCGGCTCAAACAGGAGTACTTCTTCTGCAGTGCCTCCATTCAGGACATCCTTCAGCGCCATCTGCGTGATGACCCGACCCTCGACAATCTGCCGGACATGGTCTCCATACAGCTCAACGACACCCACCCGACCTTGGCGGTGCCAGAGTTGATGCGGCTGCTCATCGACGAGCATAAGTACGACTTCGAGAAGGCTTGGGATATCACCCAGCGAACCTTCTCCTATACCAACCACACGCTGATGGTCGAGGCCCTGGAGGTCTGGTCACTGGAGTTGGTCGGTCACCTGCTACCGCGTCACCTGGATTTGATTTACAAGATCAACGATTTCTTCCTGACCGAAGTGCGCCGCGAACACCCCGGTGATCCGAGCATGATTGCTCGCCTGTCGCTGATCGACGATCATCATCGGACCGTGCGCATGGCCCATGTGGCGGTGGTCGCCAGCCACAAGGTCAACGGCGTGGCCGAGATCCATTCGGGTTTGGTGAAAGCCAACCTGTTCCCCGACTTCCACCGGCTCTATCCGGACAAGTTTACCAACATGACCAACGGCATCACACCGCGCCGCTGGCTGTTGGAGGCCAATAAGCCGCTCAATGATTTGATCTCGCAGCATATTGGCACTGCCTGGATCACCGATCTGGATCGGCTAACCGAACTGGCGCCGCTGGCCGAGGATCCGTCGTTCCGCCGCGCCTTTGCCGAGGCCAAGAAAGAAAACAAGCAGCGTCTCGCCCGCTATATCAAGACCACCAACGATATCGATCTGGACCCCACGTCGCTGTTCGACACCCAGGTCAAGCGGATGCACGAATACAAGCGGCAGCTATTGAACCTGTTGCATGTGGTGACCCTCTATAACCGCATGCGCAAGGACCCCAACGGCCATCACCAGGCGCGCACAGTGATCCTGGGTGGCAAGGCGGCGCCCAGCTACTACATGGCCAAGCAGATCATCCGATTGGCCAATGACATTGCTGACATCGTCAATCATGATCGGTCCATTGGCGGTAAGCTGAAAGTGGTGTTCGTCCCCAATTACAGCGTCACCGCCGCGCAGATCATAATCCCCGGCAGTGACCTGTCGGAGCAGATCTCAACCGCCGGCACCGAGGCATCGGGCACCGGCAACATGAAGTTCGCCCTCAACGGTGCCCTGACCATCGGCACCCTGGACGGGGCGAACATCGAGATCCGCGAGGAAGTGGGCGAGGACAATATCTTCATCTTCGGCATGACCACCCAAGAGGTGGAAGACCGCAAGCGCTCCGGCTACGACACCTGGCAGTACTACAACAACAATCCGGAACTGAAGGCGGTGCTCGACATGATTTCGTCTGGCTATTTCTCGCCGGAGGATACCCACCGCTACAAGGATGTGGTGGATGCCCTGCTTTGGGGTGGTGACCCCTATATGCTGCTGGCTGACTATGAGTCCTATATCGAGGCCCAGGGCGAGGTGGAAAAGGTATTTGCCGATCAAGAGGAATGGACCCGGCGAGCGATCCTCAACGTGGCTCACATGGGCAAGTTCTCCAGTGACCGCACCATTCACTCCTATGCCAGCGAAATCTGGAACATCGAACCGCTAAAGGTGAGCTAA